The following are encoded together in the Phaseolus vulgaris cultivar G19833 chromosome 9, P. vulgaris v2.0, whole genome shotgun sequence genome:
- the LOC137822958 gene encoding 1-aminocyclopropane-1-carboxylate oxidase 5: MAVPVIDFSKLNGEERAKTMAQIANGCEEWGFFQLINHGISEELLERVRKVSSEFYKLEREENFKKSTPVKLIGDIVEKKESEKLEHEDWEDVITLLDDNEWPERTPGFRETMAEYRSELKKLAERVMEVMDENLGLPKGYIKKALNGGDGDGAFFGTKVSHYPPCPNPELVKGLRAHTDAGGVILLFQDDKVGGLQMLKDGQWIDVQPLPNAIVINTGDQIEVLSNGRYKSCWHRVLATPDGNRRSIASFYNPSLKATICPAPQLVEKEDQQVDYTYPKFVFGDYMSVYAEQKFLPKEPRFQAVRAM, translated from the exons ATGGCAGTTCCAGTGATTGATTTTTCAAAGCTGAATGGAGAGGAAAGAGCCAAAACTATGGCTCAGATTGCTAATGGGTGTGAAGAGTGGGGATTTTTTCAG TTGATCAACCATGGCATTTCAGAGGAGCTACTTGAGAGGGTGAGGAAGGTTTCCTCCGAGTTCTATAAGCTGGAAAGAGAGGAGAATTTCAAGAAGTCCACACCAGTGAAGCTAATTGGTGATATAGTTGAAAAGAAGGAAAGTGAAAAGCTGGAGCATGAGGATTGGGAGGATGTTATCACTCTCCTTGATGATAACGAGTGGCCAGAAAGAACACCAGGCTTCAG GGAAACCATGGCGGAATATCGGTCTGAGTTAAAGAAATTGGCAGAGAGGGTGATGGAGGTGATGGATGAGAATCTGGGCTTACCCAAAGGATACATCAAGAAGGCACTGAATGGTGGAGATGGAGACGGTGCATTCTTTGGCACCAAGGTGAGCCACTATCCTCCCTGTCCCAATCCAGAGCTTGTGAAAGGTCTGCGAGCTCACACTGATGCAGGAGGTGTCATCCTACTCTTCCAAGATGACAAGGTTGGTGGCCTCCAGATGCTCAAAGATGGGCAATGGATTGATGTGCAACCTCTGCCAAATGCCATTGTGATCAACACTGGTGATCAGATTGAGGTCCTGAGCAACGGTAGATACAAGAGTTGTTGGCACAGGGTTCTGGCCACTCCAGATGGGAACAGAAGATCAATTGCCTCCTTCTATAACCCATCACTCAAGGCCACCATATGTCCTGCACCCCAACTCGTGGAAAAAGAAGACCAACAAGTGGATTACACTTATCCTAAGTTTGTTTTTGGTGACTACATGTCTGTCTATGCTGAGCAGAAGTTCCTTCCGAAGGAACCAAGGTTCCAAGCTGTTAGGGCCATGTGA